One Lysobacter silvisoli DNA window includes the following coding sequences:
- a CDS encoding thiol:disulfide interchange protein DsbA/DsbL gives MTPRFRALRPIPTLAALALVALLPLAAMAAKAPPPPQAGVDYVEIEGGQPYAPVRGKIEVVEAFGYTCPHCAHAQPAVDAWKAKQGKDVNFVPVAAPFGGYWNPYAQAYYTAQSMGLVAKTHNAVFNAVHEERSLPINNASPEEIAGFYARYGADAAKFAATMRSPAIQAQMDRARDFLIRSGVDATPMFVVAGKYRVTGHSLEDILRTTDALVARERAQAKGRR, from the coding sequence ATGACCCCACGCTTCCGTGCGCTCCGACCGATTCCGACCCTGGCCGCGCTGGCGCTGGTCGCGCTGCTGCCGCTGGCCGCCATGGCCGCCAAGGCGCCGCCGCCGCCGCAAGCCGGCGTGGACTACGTCGAGATCGAGGGCGGCCAGCCCTACGCGCCGGTGCGCGGCAAGATCGAAGTGGTCGAGGCCTTCGGCTACACCTGCCCGCACTGCGCGCACGCCCAGCCAGCGGTGGACGCGTGGAAGGCCAAGCAGGGCAAGGACGTGAACTTCGTGCCCGTGGCCGCGCCGTTCGGCGGTTACTGGAACCCCTACGCCCAGGCCTACTACACCGCCCAGTCCATGGGGCTGGTCGCCAAGACCCACAACGCGGTGTTCAACGCCGTGCACGAAGAGCGCAGCCTGCCGATCAACAACGCCTCGCCCGAGGAGATCGCCGGTTTCTACGCGCGCTACGGCGCCGACGCGGCCAAGTTCGCCGCCACCATGCGCAGCCCGGCCATCCAGGCGCAGATGGACCGCGCCCGCGACTTCCTGATCCGCAGCGGCGTGGACGCCACGCCGATGTTCGTGGTCGCCGGCAAGTACCGCGTGACCGGCCACAGCCTGGAAGACATCCTGCGCACCACCGATGCCCTGGTCGCGCGCGAGCGCGCCCAGGCCAAGGGCCGGCGCTGA